A region of the Candidatus Methylomirabilis oxygeniifera genome:
CCGGACGAGTGGAGCAGCGTGGAGCGAAAACGATAGAGGGCATCGTCGGCTGTCGCTGATACCTGCACGTCTCTCGCCGAGTTCCGAGACGTTGTCGACACGCCCCCGTCTTTGTCATGAGTCAGCGACACGACGAGTGTCTGCGAATCGATGCGCACGATGGTCCCGATCATTGAAACGGGAGGATCGGCGAACTCAACCTGCACCTTGAGGCCGTTACAGATCTTGCTCTCCACTTCGATCTCCCAACTCCGCACTTCTTAGGTCCGGATCGATAGGGTGGCCGTCTTTTCGAACCTCAAAGTGCAAGTGTGTCCCCGTCGCCTTTCCTGTGGCGCCAACGATTGCAATGGGCATCTCCCGGTCCACAACAACCCCAGCCGGAATCAGGTTGGACGCGTTGTGGCCATACGAGGTCGTAAACCCGTCTGCGTGCGCCAGCACGATCAGATTGCCGTAGCCGAGGGTGCGACCACTGAAGATGACCCGGCCAGGCGCCGCCGGATAGATGAGCGATCCGGTCGGCATCCTGATGTCTACGCCGGCATGAAAGGCTCTCAACCCTGTCACCGGATCGGTTCGAGGGCCGAACGAGGAGGTGAATCGGCCCGCAAACGAACGCATGAAGGCCTTCAGGCCATGCGGAATGCCGACAGTAGACTCGCTTACTCCCGCAACCGTGTCATCGTGGCGGAACCCGACATTCTGTTCGCTCGGCTTCGCGCCGGGGATGACGGCGGACAGATCGATGGCCTGGCCGGGACGGATGCGATCCGGATCCGCAAGCCGATTGGCCTTCGCGACGATGCCGACGGCGCGGTAGAGGGTATCGGCACCTGCCGATTTGCCGGTTTCCCGCAGCGTCGCCTGAACCAGGTGGGATAGCGTATCGCCTGTGCGGACTATGCGGATGGCCTGCGCGTTATTCTCCGCAGCAATACCGGGCGCATTCGCAGTCGTGCGCAACTGATGGCTCACCTCTGTCAGAAGACGCGGAAACGTCGGCGTACTCGATTCCTCCTTCGCCTGATCCGGCGTCCCACGATGGCCGGTCGCACTCGCCACCCCCGCGTGGCGCTCAGCCCACTTGACGTCCATCCCCGTGTCCCTCGATCGGTCGGCCGTTACTCTTGCCGTTTCCGCCGATCACCTCATCCGCCGACTCCTCTGCTCCGATCGACGACATCTCTGGGAGGTGAAGCGTCGACGCTTTGACCTTCCGGAGATTCATGAGCAGCGCCACCTCCCCCATAGTCATCCCGGTCGCCCGAGCCGCTTCGGCTGGTGTCAGCCCGAGGTCAAGAAGCTGAAGGGCCGCCCCGCCCGCCTCAGGCAGCCTTGGCAGCGCCTGATTTCGGTCGACCGTTCGCAGTACCTGCGCCGCCAGCACTGAAAACTCCCGAACAAGTTCTCGAAGCTCCGCCTGGGCCGCCGCCACGTCGCTTACGCGTTGCGCCACCTCTTCGGATGGCTCGACGTCGTTTCCCGACGGCTGTGGTGTCGTCCCTTGGGGCCGTCTTCTCAACAGGACAAACACCAGACAAAGGCTCACCAACGACACGATCAGCGCAGCGATCATGGCACCCTCTTGTACTCCGAGATCGACAAAAAAGGTATCCACGTCCTTGACGATTGACGCACTCCAATCGCTCATCTCCTTCCTCCTCTGATCACGATCACTCTTCAGATTGCGATATCGATGAGCCGACCTCCGGACCGACTGCTGGTCGTCCCCGCCGCATCATCGAAAACTCTCCACCAGCCTCCGTACCGCCATACGGGTGGCGTGCTCAAATGACCATCCGACCGTCCCGGCGCTCCCCGGCGCGATCTTCCCGGCCCACAGCAGCGCTCCGGACGGCAGGGCGATGAGCCTCGCCTCTACCCCGACTCTCGTCACCCTGACCGTTCCCTCCCAATGCTGATCCACGCCATATAGATTGACCATCATGACCCGCCGTACCCCAAGCGCTTCCCAATTGACCCCGCCCATATCGAGTGTTGAGTGCTGAGCGTTGAGTGCTGAGTCGCCGCGTGAAAGCCGTTGGTCGGCGAGCCAATCCCAGCCGCGCGATCGAGCCTCCTCCCGTACCCAATCGGGTCCCCGCGCGTCGATCCCGGCGTGCGACAGCTCAAGGACAAAGAGCCTGGCCACCTCCTCGACCAACGGTCGATCCTCAACGGACACGCGCGCCGGCAGGACTGCGGTCCGACCCTCCCTGGAGATGACAACCGGCTGGAGTGCGGGCGGAGCAGCCGGCGATGCGCATCCTCCGACCAACACACCCACGCTCAGGAGAACGGCCAACACCAGCTCGCGAAGGGTGAAGGTTGCGCTCTCTTCTGCGATGAGGTCGTCCCGGTGGAGCTTGATCTGAAGAAGTCTGGCCCGCATTCGAAGAATGGCCGAGGTATGGATCTGTGAGACGCGTGATTCCGAGACCTCCAGCACCCGGCCGATCTCTTTCATGGTCAGTTCCTCAAAGTAGTATAAGGTGAGCACCAGCCGCTCTTGAGCCGGCAACGCCTCGATAATTCCGCCGAGGAGTCGGACCCGCTCCCTACGGGCCGCTTCAGTAGACGGATCTCGACCAGCCCGGTCCGGCAGCTCCCATATAAGCCGGTCGCTCTCCGTACCGTCGGCCTCAACGCCGGGCTCATCGAGCGACACCAACACCATCCCCCTGATCTCGCCAAGCGTGCGCCAGTAGGTCTCCCGATCCATGCCGAGCGCCGCAGCAACCTCGTCATCGCTGGGCTCCCGTCCGAGGTCGACCTCCAGCCGCACCAGCGTCTGCTGGATCTCCCGCGCCTTCGCTCGGAGTGAACGTGGCGCAAAATCCTGCGCTCTGAGATCATCCAGAATAGCGCCGCGGATCCGGTATTGGGCATAGGTCGCGAACTCCGACGGCTGATCCGGGTCATAGTGCTCGACGGCGCTCACCAGACCCACCGCACCGGCACTCTCCAGATCGTCCAACTCGACACACGACGGCAGTTGCAACGAGAGCCGCCCGGCGACCTGGCGCACAAGGGAGATGTTCGCCGTAATCAACCGATCTCTCAGCCCGGGGTCCTTCGTCTGTCGGTAGGCTTTCCAGTCTTCCCGCGTGATCTCCATTTTTCCTCAGAACATAGGCGATTAGGCTGAAGGGTGTGAGGGCCTATCTACCTGCCTCTTACAGTTGCGACGTCCAGTACATTATTCGATCCCAGAAGGGCTCCGATTGCGGGGCCCGACCGCTCGACGTCGTGAGCGTCTTTGCCAGATCGACAAGCGAGCGCGAGGCTTTCGCGTATGGGAAGCAGACCGAGAACGGCTTCTGCTCGCAGACTGCGCGTCCAACGCACTCATCCCGAAGCACATGGCCCACAAACCCGACCTCCACCTTCAGGAAGTGCCGGATCACCCGCTGCAACTGTTCGAACAGCTCTTCGGCTTGAGAGGCCCCTTCCACCATGTTGATCAGGATCCCCGCACGCGGATCGGCGCGATGGCGCGACAGAACCTTGATCACCGCGTAGGCATCGGTGATGGCGGTGGGCTCCGGGACGGTGACGACGATCGCCTCGTCGGCCGCCAGGATCAGACTGAGGACGTTGGGCGAGATTCCGGCCGCGGTATCCAGCAGCAGGATATCGACCAATCCCTCCAGTTGTCCCAGCCGCCCAAGCAGCCTGGCCTGGTCCGCAGGCGCGAGGTTGGCCATCGCTTCGACCCCTCGGCTCGCCGGGATGACGTACAGGCCATTGGGCCCTCGGAGCATGATGTCGTGAAGCTCCTTCTGTCCTTCGACGACATGACGAAGCGTAAACTTCGGCGCCAGCCCCAACAGCACATCGACGTTCGCAAGACCCATATCGCCGTCGAGGAGGGCTACGCGGTGGCCTTCCCCGGCCAGTAACAGGCCGAGATTCACGGCCAACGACGTCTTGCCGACGCCTCCCTTCCCGCTGGTGATCGCAATCGTCCGGAGCCCTCGTTCGGTCGCGATCGCGCTGCCGCGGAGCTTCGATGCCTGATCCTGCATCTGTCTCATCTCTCCTTCCCGCCCTCTGACTCACCGACCAGACGCCACGCCAGCCGTAACGGCTGCGCCTCTTCGATGTCGTCCGGAACTTCCTGACCCGTTGTCAGATATGAAATGGGAACAGCAGCCGTCAGTGCGGCCTCGCACACCGGCCCCACGGTAGCGGTTTCATCGAGTTTGGTGGCGATAATGGAACTGAAGCCCAGCGGCCTGTACGCCTCGACGGCCTGCAACAGGTCAGCCCGCTTGGTCGTTGCGCTCAACACCAGGTGCACCTCGTATCCGTCGTCGCTGCCGGCATAGGTCGCCAACTCCTCCAATTGATCCTTCCGCCTCGCACTCCGTCCGACCGTATCAATGAAGATCACATCGGCGTCCCGATCGCCCGCAAGCGCCCGCTTCAGGTCCGCCGGAAGCGGCGCCACACAATAGGGCAGTCCGATCAGTTCGGCGTAGTTCTTCAGTTGCTGGGCGCCGGCGATCCGATACGTGTCGGTAGTAATCAGCGCAACTCTTTTTCCCTCGCGGAAACGACACCCGGCCGCCAGCTTTGCGATGGTCGTCGTCTTGCCGACGCCCGTCGGCCCGACCAGCGCCACGACCCGTCGCCCATTTCCGGCCTTGGGAACGGGCAGCCCGACGATCTCACGAGCCAACACCTCGGCGAGCAACGCCGATACCGGCGTCGAATCGGGTGATGCCGCCTCTCGAAGTCTGTCCCGCACGGAGACCACCCACCGACGGGCTACGCCCTCTTCCACCTCCTGGGAGAGCAGCGCCCAGTAGATCCGGCCGAGCGACTGGGGCAGATCGGGCGGCAGGTGCCCTCGCCCGTACAGACCGGACACCATCCCTTTGACCTGCTCAAGCTCCCGTTGCAACGCTCCCAGATCGATTGAGGAATCGGGCAAATTCCCCCCAGACATTCGCGCCTCGGATCTCTGAAGTCCCCCCATCCCCCCTTTAACAAAGGGGGGCGAGGGGGGATTTTGGGCCGGCGGATCACCGTCCAGCGCTGCCACGACCTCCACACCCTGCCGCTTCGCAAACGGCATGGCACCGGCAAGCGGAATACTCTTGGTGTGCAGAATCACGGCCTCAGGACCTAACTCTTCCCCGATCTGCCGCAACGCGTCATCCATGGTCGCCGCGCGGAATCGCTTAAGATGCATCGCTGAGCTCCACCGTCCTGAGGACCTTCACCGACACGCGAGGTCCGATCTCGTTATACGACAGCACCGTCACCTGCGGCAGATACCGTTCGATCAGGCGTCGCAGATGCGGGCGGACCGCAGCGGTGCAGAGGAAGACCGGCTGTCCCAAGAGCGGCAGACACTGCTCCACCCCCTTCGCAACGGCTTCGACCACCTTCTGCGCAAGCCTGGGCTCCAGCGCCAGGTAGCTCTCCTGATCATTCTGTATGATCGCTTCCGCCAACGTCTGTTCCACAGACGGTCCGAGCGTCAGCACCGCCAGTCCTCCATCAGGCGCCATGAGCGATCGGCAGATCGATTTGGCCAGCGCCTGCCGCGCATGCTCGGTCAGCAAGATCGGATCTTTGGTATACGGCACATAATCGGCCAGCGCCTCGAGGATCGTCGGGAGGTCCCTGATCGAGACCCCCTCCATCAGCAGCCCCTGCAATACCCGCTGTACTGCGCCCAAAGAGAGCTGAGCCGGAATGATCCCGTCTACCAACGCGGGATGGGTTTGCTTCAGGTGGTCGAGGAGCGCCTGCACCTCCTGCCGACCCACCAGCTCCCGCGCCTCTCGCCGTATAACCTCCGACAGATGAGTCGCCACGACTGACGAGGGATCGACGACGGTATAGCCAAGGACCTGCGCGCGCTCCTTCAACGCCGCATTGATCCACCGTGCCGGCAGACCAAAGGTCGGCTCCTGGGTCTCAATCCCATCCACCGGCTCCTGAGCCGTCCCAGGATCCATAGCCAGAAAGTGCCCCACCAGGACCTCTCCCTGGGCGACCTCCACGCCTTTCATCTTGACACTGTAGCTGTTGGGCCTGAGCGAGAGGTTGTCCCGGATTCTGACGGGCGGGACCACAAACCCCATATCGAGGGCGAATTGGCGTCGGATCAGCTTGATCCGTTCCAGGAGGTCCCCACCTTGACTTGCGTCCACCAGCGGGATCAGACCGTACCCTACCTCCAACGTCAACAGATCCAGCGGCAGGAGCGTCTCCACCTTTTCCGGACCGGAGGGCGCCAACGGAATATCCTCTCCCTCCTCCCCGGTCTTTCGCCCACCTCCTGACGGCCCGGTCTTGACCCTGGAATATGCCACCGTACCGATGACGGCCGCTACCATGAAGAACGGAAAGAACGGCATGCCAGGAATCAACCCGACAAACAGGAGCACGCCCGCCGTGATGCCGAGCGGTTTCGGGTAGAAGAGTATCTGGCGGCCAAGAGTGGCGCTGAGCTCTGCCTCCGATGCCGCCCTCGTCATCACGATGCCGGCCGCCGTGGAAATAGCCAGGGCCGGAATCTGCGCCACCAGACCGTCGCCGACAGTGAGAAGCGTGTAGGTTTGCACCGCCTCCATCAGATCCATCCCGTTTTGAAGCACGCCGATGGCGAGTCCCCCCAGAATGTTGATGGCGATAATGATCATTCCGGCAATCGCATCGCCCCGGACGAACTTACTGGCGCCGTCCATCGCCCCATAGAAGTCGGCCTCCCTCGCGATTTCCGACCTGCGAGCCCTGGCCTCCTGCTCGTTGATCAACCCGGCGTTCAACTCGGCATCGATTGAGAGTTGTTTCCCGGGCATCGCGTCGAGGGTAAAGCGAGCGGACACCTCGGCGATCCGCCCTGAGCCCTTGGTAATGACCATAAACTGGATCACCGCCAGAATGGCGAATACGACAGCGCCCACGATGTAGCTGCCGCCCACCACGAAACTCCCGAACGCATTGATGATACGACCCGCTGCTGCGGTGCCCTCGTTACCGTGTAGCAGGACCAGGCGCGTTGAGGCCACGTTCAACGAAAGGCGGAACAACGTCAGCACCAACAGCAGCGATGGAAAGACCGAGAGATCGAGAGGGCGAAGGATGTACAGTGAGATCACGAAGATCAAGAGCGCGATCGTGATGTTGGCAGCGAGCAATAGGTCGAGAAGAAGCGGCGGGATCGGCGCCAACATCGCGAGGAGGATACCGATGCTGGCCAGCGCCACCAGGACATCACCCTGCAGCAATGATGCAAGAGGCGTAGTCTGGGTCGTTTTCATCGAGCTGCCTTTCGTTTCCCGCTCATCTGATAGACGTAAGCCAGGATCTCCGCCACCGCCTTATACAGGTGGATCGGAATCGGACGGCCTATAGAGACGGCTTTATAGAGAGCACGGGCCAAGGGGGGGTCCTCTACGATCGGAATCCCGTGCGCCTTGGCCATCGCCACAATCCGCTCGGCCACCAGTCTGGCCCCTTTCGCCACCACCGTCGGCGCCTCCATCGAGGTCGAATCGTACCGCATGGCGACGGCGAAGTGGATCGGGTTCACTATGACCACATCCGCCTTCGGGACATCCGTCATCATCCGGTGCATGGCCGCTTGCCGCTGCAGGCCCTTGATCCGTCCCTTAACGGCAGGGTCGCCTTCGGTCTGCTTCATCTCCTCCTTCACCTCTTCCTTCGTCATCCGGATCGATTTCTCGAACTGCCACCGCTGCCAGCCGTAATCCAGGGCGGCCAACGTCAGAAACGCCAGACCGACTCGAAGGGCGAGTTGAAAACAGATCTGACCCAGCCAGGTCAACGTCTGCATCGGCGTCATATCCATGAGGAGGGGGATCTCCGATAGATGGCCGCTCAAGGTTCGATAGACGAGAAAACCGACCAGAGCAAACTTCAGGATTGACTTAATCGTCTCTATAAGCGTTCGCCCAGGCGCAAAGAGCCGCTTGAAGCCTGTAGCCGGGTTCAGCCGTTCCCACTTCAGCGATAAGGCGCTGGAATTTGTCAGGAAGCCGACCTGCGCCACACTGGAGACGTAGGCAACGACAACCAACGTGCCCATCAACGGCGCCAGCATCGTCGCCATCCGCAACGAGGCGCTGAACATCGTCTGCTGAACACGCGGCACCGTCAGCTCTCCGCCGAGACCTTGCCCGAAGTAAAAGCGCATCAACCCTACCAGATCGGCGACCAGCGAGCCGCCAAGCACGTAGAAGGTCAGGATGCCGCTGAGCATCAGCAACGCCGCGTTGAGATCTTGGCTGCGAGCGACCTGGCCCCGCCCTCTGGCCTCCTGGCGGCGCTTACTCGTCGCGGATTCGGTCCGGTCCTTGGCGTCATCTGACGGCATATGAGAGACTCCGCAGCAGCGTAAACAGTTCCAGACGAACCTGGCCGGTGCTCACCCCGATCAGGTGGGTAAGAAGCGGCAAGGAGACCAGCAGGACCAGTAAGCCGACGATGAAGGTCACAGAGAGGCCGAAGGCAAAAAAGTTCAACTGCGGCGCCACCCGCGCCAGCAACCCCATGGCAACATTCGTAATCAGTACCGCCACCATGATCGGAGAGGAGAGCCTGAGAGCCAGGACCAGGCTCTTACCGAAAAGGGCGACCAGGACCGAGGCTGCCCCCGCAGCCGCCGCTCCGGAGAACGTTCCGAGTGGAATCGATTCAAAGCTTGCCCAGACCGCCTCCAGGAAGGCGTGGTGTCCATGGAGCGTCAGAAACGTGAGAATGGTCATGAGTTCCAGAAACTGCGCCACTATCGAGGCTTGTTGCGGGAACTGCGGATCGACGACGTTCGCGATCCCCAGGCCCATCTGTACCCCGGCAAGCTCCCCCGCAAGGCTGACGCCGACGAATAACAGTCGCGCAGCCAGTCCGATCACCACTCCGACCGCCACCTCTCCCACGATACTCAGCGCCAACGAGAACGGCTCCATGCCGCGTGCGAGAAGAGCGCTCTTGCCGAGCAACGGGTAGAGACTGACGGTGAGGCTGAGCGCCAGGCCGATCTTGAAGGGAATAGGAAGATGACTGCCCGCAAAGATCGGCGCGGTCAGGAACAAGCCCCCAAGACGAAAGAGGATCAGCAGAAATAACGGTGAACTCCAGGCGGACAGCACCACCGTATCCACAGTCATGCTCCTCCCACGTTCATGGCGTTTCTTGCGTTCATCGCGTTTGTGGCGTCAAGTACCCGACGCGCTGGACGCATCGCTACCGCCCGTACAACGGCAAGTTGATGAGCAGCGACGTGGTGAACGACAGCATCGTTCTCATCATCCACGGCAAAAAGAGTATCAGCGCCACAAACACCACCACAATCTTCGGGACAAAGGCGAGCGTTTGCTCCTGGATTGAGGTTACGGCCTGAAGAATACTGATCAGCAATCCCACGATAAGACCGGCGGCAAGGATCGGAGCCGCGAGAAGCAGGATGAGCTGCAGAGCCTGCGAGCCCAGATCGATCACGACCTGTGGGTTCATACGATCCTCCGCCTCACTGGAACCCTATCACCAACGAGCGCACCACCAGATGCCACCCATCAGCGAGGACGAACAGCAACAGCTTGAATGGAAACGAGATGACCGGGGGCGGCAGAAACAGCATTCCCATCGAGATGAGTACGCTCGAGACAACCATGTCGATCACAAGAAAGGGGATGAACAGGACAAATCCGATCTGAAAGGCGGTCCGCAATTCGCTGATGGCGTAGGCCGGGACCAGCACGTGGGTCGGGACCGCTGCGCGGTCTTTCGGTCGCTCCAGCCGTGCCAAGTGGACCATAAGGGCCAGGTCCCGCTCCCGCGTCTGCTTGAACATGAACGTCCGGAGCGGCTGGAGCGCGCGCTCCAGCGCCGCCTCCTGGGCAAGTTGCCGGCTCAGGTAGGGTTGGAGAGCTTCCCGATTGATCTGCTCGCCCACCGGCGCCATAACAAAGAAAGTGAGGAACAGTGTGAGCCCGATCAAGACCTGGTTGGGCGGCATTTGCTGGGTCCCCATTGCCGTTCTCAGGAAGGACAGCACGATGATGATCCTGGAGAACGAGGTCAGCATGATCACGAGCGCAGGCGCCATGGCCAACAGCGTCAGCAGGATAACGAGCTGCACCGCTACCGTCGGCTCTGCGCTTCCTGCCCCGCCCGCGACCAATGGCAGTTGCGGAATGGGGACAAACGATGGTCCTACGGCGAGCGGAGACGCCGCGACGAATGTTCCGATCCCCATCATTCCGAGGCCCCCGTTCCCCAGAGCTTGTTCAGTCGTCTCAACCGACCCTCCAGCCCGGTCAGAGCCGCCGCACGCTCCCGCGCAAACCCAGACGGGGAGCGATTTTCAGATCCGCCAATCCCGCCGATCGTCGCGTCATCAGCTCCTGTGTCGGAGGACACCGCGGAGGTGTTCGACGGAAGCGTGTGCAGCAGCGTAATTCCGGAACCCGTCTGGCCAAGCAGCAGGATATCGGTCCCCACCTGCACAAGACACAGCGATTCCTTCGGACCCAGATACGTCCGACTCAGGATCCGGATAGTCCCGTCCCGGTTCATACCCCGCGGCCCGCGCAATCCGAACCGTTTATAGAGGTAGACCCCAAGCGCCAGCACGCCAAGCACCGTCCCGAGCGCGGTGAAGACCTGCGAGGTGACGCCGGCGCCTGGTAACGGGATCTCGGGATCGCGATAACTCGGCAAATCGAGCCGCTGAGAATCGGAGACCGGCGCCGGCTCACTCACACCAGGCTCTTGCGGTGACTCGGCGATCGCTATACACGGCATTGCCCCAACAAGCCAGAGTGTAATGGCAAGGCGCGCACACCAGAGTGGCCGGGGTGGACGGGGGTTGGCGACGCGTCGTCGATGGCAGGCGAAGCATGGACAGCGCAGCCTGCCGGCGCCGATTCGAGCCG
Encoded here:
- a CDS encoding RNA polymerase sigma factor whiG (modular protein) encodes the protein MEITREDWKAYRQTKDPGLRDRLITANISLVRQVAGRLSLQLPSCVELDDLESAGAVGLVSAVEHYDPDQPSEFATYAQYRIRGAILDDLRAQDFAPRSLRAKAREIQQTLVRLEVDLGREPSDDEVAAALGMDRETYWRTLGEIRGMVLVSLDEPGVEADGTESDRLIWELPDRAGRDPSTEAARRERVRLLGGIIEALPAQERLVLTLYYFEELTMKEIGRVLEVSESRVSQIHTSAILRMRARLLQIKLHRDDLIAEESATFTLRELVLAVLLSVGVLVGGCASPAAPPALQPVVISREGRTAVLPARVSVEDRPLVEEVARLFVLELSHAGIDARGPDWVREEARSRGWDWLADQRLSRGDSALNAQHSTLDMGGVNWEALGVRRVMMVNLYGVDQHWEGTVRVTRVGVEARLIALPSGALLWAGKIAPGSAGTVGWSFEHATRMAVRRLVESFR
- the flhB gene encoding Flagellar biosynthetic protein FlhB (Evidence 2b : Function of strongly homologous gene; PubMedId : 10564516, 8002587; Product type t : transporter), with product MPSDDAKDRTESATSKRRQEARGRGQVARSQDLNAALLMLSGILTFYVLGGSLVADLVGLMRFYFGQGLGGELTVPRVQQTMFSASLRMATMLAPLMGTLVVVAYVSSVAQVGFLTNSSALSLKWERLNPATGFKRLFAPGRTLIETIKSILKFALVGFLVYRTLSGHLSEIPLLMDMTPMQTLTWLGQICFQLALRVGLAFLTLAALDYGWQRWQFEKSIRMTKEEVKEEMKQTEGDPAVKGRIKGLQRQAAMHRMMTDVPKADVVIVNPIHFAVAMRYDSTSMEAPTVVAKGARLVAERIVAMAKAHGIPIVEDPPLARALYKAVSIGRPIPIHLYKAVAEILAYVYQMSGKRKAAR
- the flhA gene encoding Flagellar biosynthesis protein flhA (Evidence 2b : Function of strongly homologous gene; Product type t : transporter); translation: MKTTQTTPLASLLQGDVLVALASIGILLAMLAPIPPLLLDLLLAANITIALLIFVISLYILRPLDLSVFPSLLLVLTLFRLSLNVASTRLVLLHGNEGTAAAGRIINAFGSFVVGGSYIVGAVVFAILAVIQFMVITKGSGRIAEVSARFTLDAMPGKQLSIDAELNAGLINEQEARARRSEIAREADFYGAMDGASKFVRGDAIAGMIIIAINILGGLAIGVLQNGMDLMEAVQTYTLLTVGDGLVAQIPALAISTAAGIVMTRAASEAELSATLGRQILFYPKPLGITAGVLLFVGLIPGMPFFPFFMVAAVIGTVAYSRVKTGPSGGGRKTGEEGEDIPLAPSGPEKVETLLPLDLLTLEVGYGLIPLVDASQGGDLLERIKLIRRQFALDMGFVVPPVRIRDNLSLRPNSYSVKMKGVEVAQGEVLVGHFLAMDPGTAQEPVDGIETQEPTFGLPARWINAALKERAQVLGYTVVDPSSVVATHLSEVIRREARELVGRQEVQALLDHLKQTHPALVDGIIPAQLSLGAVQRVLQGLLMEGVSIRDLPTILEALADYVPYTKDPILLTEHARQALAKSICRSLMAPDGGLAVLTLGPSVEQTLAEAIIQNDQESYLALEPRLAQKVVEAVAKGVEQCLPLLGQPVFLCTAAVRPHLRRLIERYLPQVTVLSYNEIGPRVSVKVLRTVELSDAS
- a CDS encoding protein of unknown function (Evidence 5 : No homology to any previously reported sequences) yields the protein MSDWSASIVKDVDTFFVDLGVQEGAMIAALIVSLVSLCLVFVLLRRRPQGTTPQPSGNDVEPSEEVAQRVSDVAAAQAELRELVREFSVLAAQVLRTVDRNQALPRLPEAGGAALQLLDLGLTPAEAARATGMTMGEVALLMNLRKVKASTLHLPEMSSIGAEESADEVIGGNGKSNGRPIEGHGDGRQVG
- a CDS encoding putative Flagellar biosynthetic protein fliR (Evidence 3 : Function proposed based on presence of conserved amino acid motif, structural feature or limited homology) — protein: MDTVVLSAWSSPLFLLILFRLGGLFLTAPIFAGSHLPIPFKIGLALSLTVSLYPLLGKSALLARGMEPFSLALSIVGEVAVGVVIGLAARLLFVGVSLAGELAGVQMGLGIANVVDPQFPQQASIVAQFLELMTILTFLTLHGHHAFLEAVWASFESIPLGTFSGAAAAGAASVLVALFGKSLVLALRLSSPIMVAVLITNVAMGLLARVAPQLNFFAFGLSVTFIVGLLVLLVSLPLLTHLIGVSTGQVRLELFTLLRSLSYAVR
- a CDS encoding protein of unknown function (Evidence 5 : No homology to any previously reported sequences), encoding MDVKWAERHAGVASATGHRGTPDQAKEESSTPTFPRLLTEVSHQLRTTANAPGIAAENNAQAIRIVRTGDTLSHLVQATLRETGKSAGADTLYRAVGIVAKANRLADPDRIRPGQAIDLSAVIPGAKPSEQNVGFRHDDTVAGVSESTVGIPHGLKAFMRSFAGRFTSSFGPRTDPVTGLRAFHAGVDIRMPTGSLIYPAAPGRVIFSGRTLGYGNLIVLAHADGFTTSYGHNASNLIPAGVVVDREMPIAIVGATGKATGTHLHFEVRKDGHPIDPDLRSAELGDRSGEQDL
- the fliP gene encoding Flagellar transport protein FliP (Evidence 2b : Function of strongly homologous gene; PubMedId : 10564516, 8282695; Product type t : transporter); translated protein: MMGIGTFVAASPLAVGPSFVPIPQLPLVAGGAGSAEPTVAVQLVILLTLLAMAPALVIMLTSFSRIIIVLSFLRTAMGTQQMPPNQVLIGLTLFLTFFVMAPVGEQINREALQPYLSRQLAQEAALERALQPLRTFMFKQTRERDLALMVHLARLERPKDRAAVPTHVLVPAYAISELRTAFQIGFVLFIPFLVIDMVVSSVLISMGMLFLPPPVISFPFKLLLFVLADGWHLVVRSLVIGFQ
- the fliQ gene encoding Flagellar biosynthetic protein fliQ; protein product: MNPQVVIDLGSQALQLILLLAAPILAAGLIVGLLISILQAVTSIQEQTLAFVPKIVVVFVALILFLPWMMRTMLSFTTSLLINLPLYGR
- a CDS encoding protein of unknown function (Evidence 5 : No homology to any previously reported sequences), which codes for MPCIAIAESPQEPGVSEPAPVSDSQRLDLPSYRDPEIPLPGAGVTSQVFTALGTVLGVLALGVYLYKRFGLRGPRGMNRDGTIRILSRTYLGPKESLCLVQVGTDILLLGQTGSGITLLHTLPSNTSAVSSDTGADDATIGGIGGSENRSPSGFARERAAALTGLEGRLRRLNKLWGTGASE
- a CDS encoding putative Flagellar biosynthesis protein flhF (Flagella-associated GTP-binding protein) (Evidence 3 : Function proposed based on presence of conserved amino acid motif, structural feature or limited homology), whose translation is MHLKRFRAATMDDALRQIGEELGPEAVILHTKSIPLAGAMPFAKRQGVEVVAALDGDPPAQNPPSPPFVKGGMGGLQRSEARMSGGNLPDSSIDLGALQRELEQVKGMVSGLYGRGHLPPDLPQSLGRIYWALLSQEVEEGVARRWVVSVRDRLREAASPDSTPVSALLAEVLAREIVGLPVPKAGNGRRVVALVGPTGVGKTTTIAKLAAGCRFREGKRVALITTDTYRIAGAQQLKNYAELIGLPYCVAPLPADLKRALAGDRDADVIFIDTVGRSARRKDQLEELATYAGSDDGYEVHLVLSATTKRADLLQAVEAYRPLGFSSIIATKLDETATVGPVCEAALTAAVPISYLTTGQEVPDDIEEAQPLRLAWRLVGESEGGKER
- a CDS encoding Cobyrinic acid a,c-diamide synthase produces the protein MRQMQDQASKLRGSAIATERGLRTIAITSGKGGVGKTSLAVNLGLLLAGEGHRVALLDGDMGLANVDVLLGLAPKFTLRHVVEGQKELHDIMLRGPNGLYVIPASRGVEAMANLAPADQARLLGRLGQLEGLVDILLLDTAAGISPNVLSLILAADEAIVVTVPEPTAITDAYAVIKVLSRHRADPRAGILINMVEGASQAEELFEQLQRVIRHFLKVEVGFVGHVLRDECVGRAVCEQKPFSVCFPYAKASRSLVDLAKTLTTSSGRAPQSEPFWDRIMYWTSQL